In Actinomycetota bacterium, the sequence GGTCGGCGACGAGGCCTTCGCCGTGCTGCTGCCCGACGAGGTGATGGCGGACTCGTCGCTGCTGCAGGGAATGGCCGAGCTCTGCGAGCGCACCGCCGGTGGTGTCGTCGCCCTGAAGCAGGTGCCGCGCGACCAGGTCTCCCGCTACGGGGTGGTCTGCCCCGACGGCGAGCTCGACGCCCACGGCGTGGTGCGCATCACCGACGTGGTCGAGAAGCCGGCCGTGGAAGACGCCCCGAGCGAGCTCGTGATCATCGGGCGCTACGTGCTGACCCCCGACGTGTTCGACGAGATCGCCGTGCTCCGCCCTGGTTCGGGAGGAGAGCTGCAGCTCACCGACGCCCTGCGGGCCCAGGCTCGTCGCTCGCCGTTCCACGGCCTGCTCTCGGGCGTCGGCCGCCACGACACCGGCAACCCGTTCGGCTGGCTCTGCGCCGTCGTCGACGCCGGCCTCGAGCACCCCGACCTCGCGGTTCAGTTCCGCACCTGGCTCGACGAGCGCCTCTCCGCTTCCTGACGGCGCCCAGTCGCCCGAGCACCCCTCAATTCTCGGTCGGATTTGTGACACATAGCGCGACTCATCCGACCGAGAACGGTGG encodes:
- a CDS encoding UTP--glucose-1-phosphate uridylyltransferase, which encodes MHVHTAVIPAAGLGTRFLPATKVVPKELLPIIEVPMLQLVVDEAIGAGIDHVVVVSNHAKPAVEAYFRRDPQVEAVLDEQGRSGLADRLRRFGGDVRVSFVFQDEPQGLGHAVGCARELVGDEAFAVLLPDEVMADSSLLQGMAELCERTAGGVVALKQVPRDQVSRYGVVCPDGELDAHGVVRITDVVEKPAVEDAPSELVIIGRYVLTPDVFDEIAVLRPGSGGELQLTDALRAQARRSPFHGLLSGVGRHDTGNPFGWLCAVVDAGLEHPDLAVQFRTWLDERLSAS